A stretch of Terriglobia bacterium DNA encodes these proteins:
- a CDS encoding amino acid permease, whose protein sequence is MTDPAGSPSLAASTAGEQLAPKAEGLHRRLKQRQLTMMAIGGAIGVGLFLGSSVTIRLAGPAVILSYLLGAGIALIMSYVLTEMAVVHPVAGAFGVYAEKYLNPWAGFSIRATYGVAQIIAIGAEVTAAAIYISYWFPHVPQWIWVVLVSAALVALNSMQVNRLGEFEYWFAMIKVAAILAFIIVGLGLIFGVGTGHALGLANLTRHGGFLPSGWKGVWLSLTITVTSYMGVEIIAVTAGEAERPEVTIPRAMRNIVYRLIFFYVLAISIMVTMVPWNQTGSSSTLSGSPFVTAFAAAHVPFAAAIMNFVVLTAALSSVNTNLYLSTRMLFSLGRGGYAPAWMGRVSRNGVPHLALLASTAGIIAAILLAIYAPKNAFLMLYGTAVAGMLFVWLVILNTHLRFRKTITRERLLSLPMRLPAHPFFTIVNIVLLLGISVTTFFVDGLQWSIPAFLVFLGVISLVYTLRPRQEH, encoded by the coding sequence ATGACTGATCCCGCAGGTTCCCCTTCCCTGGCAGCATCCACGGCGGGCGAGCAACTTGCGCCTAAAGCCGAGGGCCTTCATCGCCGCCTGAAACAGCGGCAGCTCACCATGATGGCCATCGGCGGCGCTATTGGTGTGGGCCTTTTTCTGGGAAGCAGCGTCACGATTCGCCTGGCTGGGCCGGCTGTGATCTTGTCATATCTTCTCGGGGCCGGCATCGCTCTGATCATGTCTTACGTGCTGACGGAGATGGCTGTCGTCCATCCCGTGGCCGGGGCCTTTGGCGTTTATGCGGAAAAGTATCTGAACCCCTGGGCCGGATTTTCTATCCGTGCGACCTATGGCGTGGCGCAGATCATTGCCATTGGCGCTGAGGTCACCGCCGCCGCTATCTACATCTCCTACTGGTTTCCACATGTGCCGCAATGGATTTGGGTGGTGCTGGTTTCAGCCGCGCTGGTGGCCCTCAATTCCATGCAGGTCAACCGCTTGGGCGAGTTCGAATACTGGTTCGCCATGATCAAAGTGGCTGCCATTCTAGCTTTCATCATCGTGGGGCTGGGTTTGATTTTCGGCGTGGGCACAGGGCATGCGCTTGGATTGGCCAATCTCACGCGGCATGGAGGCTTTCTTCCCTCCGGCTGGAAAGGCGTCTGGCTCTCACTGACGATCACCGTAACAAGCTATATGGGCGTGGAAATAATTGCGGTTACTGCGGGCGAAGCCGAGCGTCCGGAAGTGACCATTCCCCGCGCCATGCGGAACATCGTTTATCGACTCATCTTTTTCTACGTGCTTGCCATTTCCATCATGGTCACCATGGTTCCCTGGAACCAGACGGGCAGTTCGTCCACCCTTTCGGGCAGTCCCTTTGTCACGGCCTTTGCAGCGGCGCATGTACCGTTTGCTGCCGCCATTATGAACTTCGTAGTGCTTACGGCGGCGCTTTCCAGCGTGAACACCAATCTTTATCTTTCAACGCGGATGCTTTTCTCTCTGGGCCGCGGCGGCTATGCGCCCGCGTGGATGGGCCGGGTCAGCCGCAACGGAGTGCCACATCTTGCGCTGCTGGCCTCCACTGCGGGGATCATCGCGGCCATCCTGCTGGCCATCTATGCGCCTAAGAACGCTTTTCTCATGCTCTATGGAACGGCAGTTGCGGGCATGTTGTTTGTCTGGCTGGTGATTCTCAACACCCATCTCCGATTTCGCAAGACTATTACCCGTGAAAGGCTGTTGAGTTTGCCCATGCGCCTTCCGGCGCACCCTTTTTTTACGATAGTGAACATCGTGTTGCTTCTGGGGATATCAGTGACTACTTTTTTTGTCGACGGCCTGCAATGGTCGATTCCTGCATTCTTGGTTTTTCTGGGCGTGATCTCGCTGGTCTATACGCTGCGCCCGAGGCAAGAACATTAA
- a CDS encoding acetate/propionate family kinase — protein MTDVILVLNAGSSSIKFSVFQAQTPGLEPCFRGQIEGLHTAPRFVAKDPAGTTIRERTWEKGTSLGHAGAIDYLSGFMRDYSQDYRLIAVGHRVVHGGLEFSEPTFVTPDVLAKLDQLVPLAPLHQPHNLLPIRVLAGRRPELPQVACFDTAFHRAQPELAQAFALPAAITDRGVRRYGFHGLSYEYIASALPQLDAKAAAGRVVVLHLGNGASMCAMHAGRSVASTMGFTAVDGLPMGTRCGAIDPGVMLYLMDELKMDARAIEKLIYQQSGLLGVSGISSDMRVLLSSDDPRARFAVDLFIYRIDRELGSLAGALGGLDALVFTGGIGEHAATIRERVCRNAAWLGVECDSIANAAGGPGISTPASRVPAWVISTNEELMIARHTRCMIQAIRQLKVAV, from the coding sequence ATGACGGATGTAATTCTTGTACTCAACGCCGGTTCTTCAAGCATCAAGTTCTCTGTTTTTCAGGCGCAGACGCCTGGACTGGAGCCCTGCTTTCGCGGCCAGATTGAGGGGCTGCACACCGCGCCGCGATTTGTCGCGAAAGACCCGGCGGGCACTACCATCCGCGAACGCACGTGGGAAAAGGGCACATCTCTGGGTCATGCGGGGGCAATCGACTACCTGTCCGGATTCATGCGCGACTATAGCCAGGACTATCGACTGATTGCGGTTGGCCATCGCGTTGTACATGGCGGGCTCGAATTTTCCGAGCCAACATTCGTTACGCCTGATGTGCTTGCGAAGCTGGATCAACTTGTGCCTCTTGCACCGCTGCACCAGCCGCACAATCTCTTGCCGATCCGGGTGCTTGCTGGGCGGAGGCCTGAACTGCCTCAGGTGGCGTGTTTTGATACTGCATTCCATCGGGCGCAGCCGGAACTGGCCCAGGCATTCGCGTTGCCGGCAGCCATCACCGATCGCGGCGTGCGCCGTTACGGTTTTCACGGCCTCTCTTACGAGTACATTGCCAGCGCGTTACCGCAGTTGGATGCAAAGGCAGCGGCTGGACGCGTCGTCGTCTTGCATCTGGGCAACGGCGCCAGCATGTGCGCCATGCATGCCGGCAGAAGCGTGGCGAGCACGATGGGATTCACCGCCGTGGACGGCCTGCCGATGGGCACGCGCTGCGGAGCGATCGATCCGGGGGTGATGCTGTACCTGATGGACGAGTTGAAGATGGACGCGCGAGCAATTGAAAAACTCATTTACCAGCAGTCGGGCCTGTTAGGTGTTTCCGGTATTTCCAGCGACATGCGAGTGCTGCTCTCCAGTGACGATCCGCGGGCAAGGTTTGCAGTTGACCTCTTTATATATCGGATCGATCGTGAGCTAGGTTCGCTGGCCGGAGCGCTGGGCGGGCTCGATGCCCTCGTGTTTACCGGCGGAATCGGGGAACATGCTGCGACGATCCGCGAACGTGTTTGCCGCAATGCGGCATGGCTGGGGGTGGAATGCGATTCCATCGCGAATGCCGCGGGCGGGCCGGGCATCAGCACGCCGGCGAGCCGCGTTCCGGCTTGGGTGATTTCGACGAATGAAGAACTGATGATCGCGCGCCACACCAGGTGCATGATCCAGGCAATCCGCCAATTGAAGGTGGCAGTTTGA
- a CDS encoding bifunctional enoyl-CoA hydratase/phosphate acetyltransferase, whose amino-acid sequence MVRQHEKYEQLMARCKSLPPTATAVAHPCDESSLSAVIKAAEIGLLNPILVGPRAKIEAVARQLGKDISGYRIVDAPHSTASAEESVKLVREGKAEMLMKGSLHTDELMGAVVKRETGLRTERRISHCFVMDVPSLDRAIIITDAAVNMFPTLEDKVHIIQNAIDLAHALGKARPKVAILSAMETINPKVQTTVEAGALCKMADRGQITGGILDGPLALDNAINLTAAKIKKIDSPVAGQADILIAPDLEAGNMLAKSLSFLADADSAGIVLGARVPIILTSRADSAIARLASCAIAVLVAKARRESAGTTIG is encoded by the coding sequence ATCGTTCGCCAACACGAGAAATATGAACAACTGATGGCCCGCTGCAAGTCGCTACCGCCGACGGCAACCGCGGTAGCCCACCCCTGCGATGAGAGTTCGCTTTCGGCGGTGATCAAGGCTGCAGAAATCGGGCTGCTGAACCCCATTCTGGTCGGTCCGCGCGCAAAAATCGAGGCGGTCGCCCGCCAACTTGGCAAGGACATCTCCGGCTACCGAATTGTCGACGCGCCGCACAGCACCGCCTCCGCTGAGGAATCTGTCAAGCTGGTGCGCGAAGGCAAGGCTGAGATGCTGATGAAAGGCAGCCTGCACACGGACGAGCTAATGGGCGCCGTAGTCAAACGCGAGACCGGGCTCCGGACCGAGCGCCGCATCAGCCACTGCTTTGTCATGGATGTGCCATCGCTCGACCGCGCAATCATTATCACGGATGCCGCGGTCAATATGTTTCCAACGCTAGAGGATAAGGTCCATATCATCCAGAACGCGATTGATCTGGCCCACGCGCTTGGCAAAGCGCGGCCCAAGGTGGCGATTTTGTCGGCGATGGAAACGATCAATCCCAAGGTACAAACAACCGTCGAGGCCGGCGCACTGTGCAAGATGGCGGATCGCGGCCAGATTACCGGAGGCATCCTGGACGGTCCACTTGCGCTCGACAACGCGATCAACCTCACCGCGGCAAAAATCAAGAAAATCGACTCACCAGTTGCGGGCCAGGCTGACATCCTTATTGCACCTGACCTGGAGGCCGGCAACATGCTCGCCAAAAGTCTATCGTTCCTGGCGGACGCAGACTCAGCCGGAATCGTGCTGGGAGCGCGCGTGCCGATCATACTGACCAGCCGCGCCGACTCAGCCATAGCACGGCTTGCTTCCTGCGCGATCGCGGTGCTGGTTGCCAAAGCCCGACGCGAAAGCGCCGGCACAACAATCGGGTGA
- a CDS encoding cysteine desulfurase-like protein, producing MAAFPIDQVRAAFPALQDDFIFFDNAAGAQSPKAVLDAVADHLLHRNVQRGGRYRQSQEVDAVIARARESVALLVNARHPEEISFGMNATSFMRLISIAIGQSLQQRREIIVTDLDHEANIAVWLALEREGAKIIWWQFREDGRLHPEDLEKLLSPRTRIVACTLASNAIGSVLDVAEVSRRAHAAGAEVFIDAVHYGPHGPIDVQAFNCDYLVCSGYKIFSPHMGFLWGRRETLNALPTFREDFVPDTTPAKLEIGTYIYENVAGMDAAVRYLEELGRCVNPAAASRRDTLAAGMESIRNYEALLSRGMLDALSAVKATVYGITASDHLSLRTPTLCFNLPGISPAKVTEALAQQNIGVRDGHMYSPRLMKRLGLTKESGAVRASLVHYNTMEEVHKFQNALAAIAKSHD from the coding sequence ATGGCTGCATTCCCCATAGATCAGGTTCGCGCCGCTTTTCCTGCGCTACAAGACGACTTCATTTTCTTTGATAACGCTGCCGGAGCGCAGTCGCCCAAGGCGGTGCTGGACGCGGTGGCAGACCATCTTCTCCATCGCAATGTGCAGCGCGGCGGACGGTACAGGCAGTCCCAAGAGGTGGATGCAGTGATTGCACGCGCGCGGGAGAGCGTGGCCCTGCTGGTGAATGCGCGGCATCCTGAAGAAATTTCCTTCGGCATGAATGCCACTTCTTTCATGCGGCTCATCAGCATCGCCATTGGGCAATCATTGCAGCAGCGGCGTGAAATCATCGTTACTGACCTTGACCACGAGGCCAACATTGCCGTCTGGCTGGCTCTGGAGCGCGAAGGCGCGAAGATCATATGGTGGCAGTTCCGCGAGGACGGACGCCTTCATCCTGAAGACCTGGAGAAGCTCCTTTCGCCGCGAACAAGAATCGTGGCCTGCACGCTGGCCTCGAATGCCATTGGGTCCGTTCTCGATGTAGCGGAAGTTTCCCGGCGGGCCCATGCCGCCGGCGCTGAAGTGTTCATCGATGCAGTGCATTACGGCCCCCATGGGCCTATTGATGTGCAGGCATTCAATTGCGATTACCTGGTTTGTTCCGGTTACAAAATTTTCTCTCCGCACATGGGTTTCCTCTGGGGACGGCGAGAAACGCTCAATGCACTGCCTACTTTCCGCGAAGATTTTGTTCCGGACACCACGCCGGCGAAGTTGGAAATTGGCACCTATATTTACGAAAACGTGGCCGGAATGGATGCGGCGGTGCGATATCTGGAAGAGCTGGGACGGTGCGTGAATCCCGCCGCTGCGTCGCGCCGCGACACGCTTGCCGCGGGTATGGAATCCATTCGCAACTATGAAGCGCTGCTTTCCCGCGGCATGCTGGACGCGCTCTCCGCCGTAAAGGCTACGGTCTACGGCATTACCGCCAGCGACCATCTCTCACTTCGCACGCCGACGTTATGTTTTAATCTTCCTGGCATTTCACCGGCGAAAGTCACAGAGGCGCTGGCCCAACAGAACATTGGCGTGCGCGATGGCCACATGTATTCACCCCGCTTAATGAAACGCCTCGGATTGACTAAAGAAAGCGGCGCAGTCAGGGCGTCATTGGTGCACTACAACACTATGGAAGAAGTGCACAAATTTCAAAACGCTCTTGCCGCGATAGCCAAGTCCCATGACTGA
- a CDS encoding FAD-binding oxidoreductase has protein sequence MPEAGEEVYSSLREQFQGDLLLPGDAAYETSRGIWNGMFDRRPGLIARCADVSDVQSAIRAASSAGLLTAVRCGGHSLAGFSTCDGGMVLDLSRLRQVSVNPEMRRARFAGGCLLGSIDTATQKAGLVFPSGVVSHTGAGGLVLGGGTGWLTRRFGLSCDNVEAFTLVTADGSILRADATNNADLFWALRGGGGNFGVVTEFEVKLHPLSSLVLAEGLCPGSNIRRLLELWRNFMAEAPLDLKWNINLRLAAHKENVPVELRGHPVASNSLVWTGDPAAGRKYLERALSLCTPDSVSSNVVSFIGLQTMADSDFPHGRRYYTKSGYFTYLDDASIGLMMEAVAEIPSLDTMIELAYLGGAAAQVAADETSFGDRSAPFVLTLLASWSEASADASNISWVRGLFNKLRPAMKPGVYVNFMSGDEQNRVPEAYRERWDRMVAIKSHYDPGNFFRMNQNVQPRNPSANIGQCSTATKRV, from the coding sequence ATGCCCGAAGCCGGCGAAGAAGTTTACTCTTCGCTCCGTGAACAATTCCAAGGCGACTTGCTGCTTCCGGGCGATGCCGCTTATGAAACTTCGCGCGGAATATGGAACGGTATGTTTGATCGCCGTCCGGGCCTGATTGCACGTTGCGCCGATGTCAGTGACGTTCAAAGCGCGATTCGCGCGGCTTCTTCCGCCGGGCTTTTGACGGCTGTCCGGTGCGGCGGGCATAGCCTTGCCGGATTCAGTACGTGCGATGGCGGAATGGTACTGGACCTCTCAAGATTGAGACAGGTTTCAGTGAATCCTGAAATGCGCCGCGCGCGGTTCGCTGGAGGCTGCCTGCTGGGATCAATTGATACGGCTACCCAGAAAGCCGGCCTGGTTTTTCCTTCCGGTGTAGTCTCGCATACCGGGGCCGGTGGCCTTGTTCTTGGTGGCGGGACCGGATGGCTCACGCGCAGATTCGGGTTGTCCTGTGACAACGTGGAAGCGTTCACGCTGGTCACAGCAGATGGTTCCATCCTGCGCGCGGACGCAACAAACAATGCGGATCTATTCTGGGCGCTGCGCGGAGGCGGCGGCAACTTCGGCGTGGTGACGGAATTTGAAGTCAAGCTGCATCCCCTCAGCTCTCTGGTACTGGCGGAAGGGCTCTGCCCTGGGTCCAACATTCGCCGGCTTCTGGAACTCTGGCGCAATTTCATGGCGGAAGCTCCGCTGGATTTGAAATGGAACATCAATCTACGGCTTGCCGCGCATAAAGAGAATGTGCCGGTTGAGCTGCGTGGGCATCCAGTAGCCAGCAACTCTTTGGTTTGGACGGGCGATCCCGCTGCCGGGCGCAAGTATCTGGAGCGCGCACTTTCCCTGTGCACTCCGGATTCTGTGAGTAGCAATGTTGTATCGTTTATCGGTCTACAGACTATGGCAGATTCGGACTTTCCCCATGGCCGGCGCTATTACACCAAATCGGGCTATTTCACTTATCTTGACGACGCAAGTATCGGTCTCATGATGGAAGCAGTCGCAGAAATTCCTTCACTTGACACAATGATTGAGCTTGCCTATCTGGGTGGCGCGGCGGCCCAGGTTGCTGCCGATGAGACTTCATTTGGCGATCGCAGCGCGCCTTTCGTACTCACTCTGCTGGCAAGCTGGTCAGAAGCGTCCGCCGACGCCAGCAATATTTCCTGGGTTCGCGGACTTTTCAACAAACTGCGACCGGCGATGAAACCTGGAGTCTATGTGAATTTTATGAGCGGCGACGAGCAGAACCGCGTCCCTGAAGCTTATAGAGAACGATGGGACCGCATGGTCGCGATCAAATCACACTATGATCCGGGTAACTTCTTTCGGATGAACCAGAACGTTCAGCCTCGCAACCCGAGTGCAAACATTGGGCAATGCAGCACGGCGACAAAAAGAGTTTAG